A stretch of Candidatus Nanogingivalaceae bacterium DNA encodes these proteins:
- a CDS encoding type IV secretion system DNA-binding domain-containing protein: MKRKFETLSWSELNWMRPFKIDDVKSMLGQLVGLTRRKAVIFEIRLSKNRVRYLLGTEEQDKRHISQLIQSHRAIQFSRAPKREKLSVARLVNIKESHYALKTDSVENMIRSSLAISKILQPDETVVVQLVIGAGSPPRPQPKDLPNLSVKWYQVITNNIPELSENSKKLMKQKLNQSTFKCEIRLGVQSRSILRTKEFFDSLLSSFRMMESNATIELKPFAIQKLNQAQPSWAYPYSLGISDLACFLLLPIGEENIAGVPNVHPKLVTPPLGYNINRKNQRSLAQTVENQSRPIQISAQAGKKHTVFLGSTGCGKTTAMSHLILSDIKSKHHSVVVVDAKGQLTHELLERTPTEHDEDTVVISPTTKRVVGINPFELTKYGIEPEVIADYLLELFKGLYPEHFGIYSLDILSHSFLTLARIPNTSLVMLPSLLTNKSFRNKLLRELKDPIGLESFWNWFELLSEAQRHQILNPILNKFRQFLLRPQLRAMLGQTNPNFSLAEIFKSRKIVLIPLNKSVIGSESAKLIGSLITSMLWMLILRQSSVEPSKRQSVFIYIDETPSFLGIPNSNLDEALSQSRQFNVGWNIGFQHLAQMSPQLKAGIESNVANKIVFGLNLDEAREMAKYTLEIDKEDFYSLPPFWAYIRTEISQNTYQWIIGKAYPPKPKIRDSRTPFLNSLSRYGQDISEIESQFENYIFEKSASKNEDSNQKLTDLGRKKRSNRSSNRVDEEKSSTPDK; encoded by the coding sequence ATGAAAAGAAAATTTGAAACACTATCTTGGAGTGAACTCAACTGGATGCGCCCGTTTAAAATAGATGATGTGAAATCTATGCTGGGTCAACTGGTGGGGTTAACTCGGCGTAAAGCGGTTATTTTTGAAATTCGATTATCTAAGAATCGCGTACGCTATCTATTAGGAACAGAAGAACAAGATAAGCGACATATCAGCCAACTAATTCAATCACACCGAGCTATTCAGTTTTCAAGAGCTCCTAAACGCGAAAAACTTTCGGTTGCACGGTTAGTGAACATCAAAGAATCTCACTATGCTTTAAAAACGGACTCTGTAGAAAACATGATACGTTCAAGCCTTGCAATTTCAAAAATACTTCAGCCAGATGAAACAGTAGTTGTTCAGTTGGTCATTGGTGCAGGCTCACCACCTCGGCCGCAGCCAAAAGATTTGCCGAATTTATCCGTTAAATGGTATCAAGTGATTACAAATAATATTCCTGAGCTTTCCGAAAACTCCAAAAAGCTGATGAAACAAAAATTAAACCAATCTACTTTTAAGTGTGAAATTCGTCTTGGTGTCCAATCTCGCAGTATTTTACGAACAAAAGAATTTTTTGATAGCTTGTTAAGTAGTTTTCGCATGATGGAATCAAATGCAACCATTGAATTAAAACCATTTGCTATCCAAAAACTAAATCAAGCACAACCTTCTTGGGCTTATCCCTATAGTTTGGGAATTTCAGACCTTGCTTGTTTTCTACTTCTACCAATTGGTGAAGAAAATATTGCAGGCGTGCCAAATGTTCACCCTAAATTAGTGACTCCGCCTTTGGGCTACAATATTAACCGAAAAAATCAGCGAAGTTTGGCGCAAACGGTTGAAAATCAATCAAGACCAATTCAAATTTCAGCACAAGCTGGCAAAAAGCACACCGTTTTTCTCGGCTCAACAGGTTGCGGGAAAACTACTGCCATGAGTCACTTGATTTTATCAGATATAAAATCTAAACATCATAGTGTAGTTGTGGTGGATGCCAAAGGTCAACTTACTCATGAACTTTTAGAGCGCACACCAACTGAACACGATGAAGATACAGTAGTCATTTCACCAACCACCAAACGAGTTGTTGGCATCAATCCTTTTGAACTCACCAAATATGGTATTGAACCCGAAGTTATCGCAGATTATCTACTGGAGCTATTTAAAGGGCTTTATCCTGAACATTTTGGAATTTACTCGCTGGACATTTTGTCACACAGTTTTCTAACGCTTGCTAGAATTCCAAATACCTCTTTAGTGATGTTACCAAGTTTGCTCACTAATAAGTCCTTTCGAAATAAACTATTAAGAGAGTTAAAAGACCCAATTGGACTGGAGAGCTTCTGGAACTGGTTTGAGCTACTCAGTGAAGCCCAACGTCACCAGATATTAAACCCCATTTTGAATAAATTCCGACAGTTTTTGCTTCGTCCGCAACTTCGGGCAATGTTGGGACAAACTAATCCAAATTTCAGTCTTGCAGAAATCTTCAAAAGCCGAAAAATCGTATTGATTCCACTAAATAAATCGGTAATCGGTTCAGAATCTGCGAAACTCATTGGTAGCCTCATCACTTCAATGCTCTGGATGTTAATTTTGCGCCAGTCGTCAGTTGAGCCAAGCAAACGCCAATCGGTCTTTATCTATATTGATGAAACACCAAGTTTCCTAGGAATCCCCAATTCTAACTTAGATGAAGCACTTTCACAATCTCGCCAATTTAATGTTGGCTGGAATATCGGCTTCCAGCATCTTGCACAGATGTCACCTCAGTTAAAAGCTGGTATTGAATCTAATGTTGCGAATAAAATTGTTTTTGGCTTAAATCTTGATGAAGCTCGCGAAATGGCAAAATATACTCTGGAGATTGATAAAGAAGATTTTTACAGTTTACCACCATTTTGGGCATATATTCGTACTGAAATTTCACAAAATACTTATCAATGGATTATTGGTAAAGCCTACCCACCTAAACCAAAAATTAGAGATAGTCGCACGCCATTTTTGAATAGCTTGAGCCGATACGGACAAGATATTTCAGAAATTGAAAGCCAATTTGAAAACTACATTTTTGAAAAATCTGCTTCAAAAAATGAAGATTCTAATCAAAAATTAACAGATTTAGGGAGGAAAAAGCGTTCCAATCGCTCTTCGAATCGTGTTGATGAAGAAAAATCTTCCACCCCTGACAAATAA
- a CDS encoding replication-relaxation family protein has protein sequence MKWNYKIDNNTQILYFLSQARFATTNQLARLFFADSARFETTIRRTNFALQSLKKAGLVSHLKRRVGGARRGSASYVWQITFQGLKFLKNQDETVVLRYKNKYEPTQHHVEHTLGITEIFVETLETVRDSEKLSLETFSFEPNSWRSYQKLSGVGMTLKPDAYLELINHDYEDHYFLEIDRSTESLVRILNTCKKYIEYYRSGIEQRQKEVFPYVLWVVPDDKRKLAISKVIQKELYNFWELFTVITLDEYSDYIKGGISNEPEESR, from the coding sequence ATGAAATGGAATTACAAAATAGATAACAACACGCAAATTCTTTACTTTTTGAGTCAAGCAAGATTTGCTACCACTAACCAATTAGCCAGACTCTTTTTCGCGGATAGCGCTCGATTTGAGACTACTATTCGCCGCACTAATTTTGCACTGCAAAGCCTGAAGAAAGCTGGATTGGTTTCACATTTAAAACGACGAGTTGGTGGCGCACGCCGTGGCTCCGCTTCTTATGTTTGGCAAATTACTTTTCAAGGACTAAAATTTCTTAAAAACCAAGATGAAACAGTTGTTTTGCGTTATAAAAATAAATACGAACCAACCCAGCACCACGTTGAACACACTTTGGGGATTACGGAAATTTTTGTTGAGACACTGGAGACCGTTCGAGATTCAGAAAAACTGTCGCTTGAAACTTTTTCCTTTGAGCCAAACTCTTGGCGCAGCTACCAAAAACTTTCTGGTGTTGGAATGACCCTAAAACCAGATGCTTATTTGGAACTGATTAATCACGATTATGAAGACCATTATTTTCTGGAAATAGACCGAAGCACGGAAAGTCTTGTACGTATCCTAAATACTTGTAAGAAATATATTGAATATTATCGGTCAGGTATTGAACAACGACAAAAGGAAGTTTTCCCCTATGTTTTGTGGGTTGTGCCAGACGACAAGCGAAAGCTGGCGATTTCGAAAGTGATTCAAAAAGAACTATACAATTTTTGGGAATTATTCACCGTGATTACTTTGGACGAATATTCAGATTATATCAAAGGAGGTATTTCGAATGAACCAGAAGAATCAAGATAG
- a CDS encoding recombinase family protein — protein sequence MNRTLTISDYRQVDTSKLSDITVVYCRLSQDDGLDGDSNSITNQKKILLDVVTRENLPNPILFVDDGFSGTNFDRPAISEALRLVENRQVSNFIVKDLSRLGRSYIKVGQLTEITFPSFDVRFIALNDGVDSNKPNETNSIFLPIKSLMDEMYAADTSKKIRAVVQAKAKAGERVTTNPPYGYLKDSNNPKNWIVDPVASEVVKRIFQEAKSGKSLSEIAKGLENDKIFKPDRHRIEIGLKSISSSPNVETLPYFWTRETLSAILGREEYLGHTVNLRTRTKSYKDKRKVDNPKENWLIFKNTHEAIIDQETFDIVRKIRNHKRSNQRYKNRTGHENLFAGLVFCGTCGRKHYFCPQEKNGLNHDHYKCSGYRKPIDGCENPHYIQKSALIEIVSGKLRQTIQEIHFDQEAFLKKLEQQSQAQFSKNNKRQRQQLQKDEHRSKDIDSIIQKLYEDNLLGKISDERFVKLSQSYEEEQKQLQTSISDLTEKLAKQQEDSLNISKFMARISKYTELPKLTVEIVNELIDKIVIQKPTGTKRNRIIQVDIYYNFIGKLNNEKSEPNNWAR from the coding sequence ATGAACAGAACTTTGACAATTTCAGATTATAGACAAGTAGATACTTCAAAACTTTCAGATATTACGGTAGTTTATTGTCGCTTAAGTCAAGACGATGGTCTGGACGGAGACAGTAACTCGATTACCAATCAGAAGAAAATTCTGCTTGATGTAGTTACAAGAGAAAATCTCCCCAATCCTATTTTGTTTGTTGACGATGGCTTTAGTGGCACAAATTTTGACCGTCCAGCTATTTCGGAAGCACTTAGACTAGTGGAAAATCGACAAGTTTCAAACTTTATCGTTAAGGATTTGAGCCGTTTAGGGCGGTCTTATATCAAGGTTGGTCAACTAACGGAAATTACTTTTCCGAGCTTTGATGTTCGCTTTATCGCCTTAAATGATGGCGTAGATTCGAATAAACCTAATGAAACTAATTCAATTTTCTTGCCAATCAAGAGTCTAATGGATGAAATGTATGCGGCAGATACCAGCAAGAAGATTCGGGCGGTGGTTCAAGCTAAAGCCAAAGCTGGCGAGCGTGTAACTACTAACCCACCTTACGGCTATCTCAAAGATTCAAACAACCCTAAAAATTGGATTGTTGACCCAGTTGCCAGCGAAGTTGTGAAACGGATTTTTCAAGAAGCGAAAAGCGGAAAAAGCCTTTCGGAGATTGCTAAAGGGTTAGAAAATGACAAAATTTTTAAACCAGACCGCCACCGAATAGAAATCGGTTTGAAGTCTATTTCTTCCAGCCCAAATGTGGAAACTTTGCCTTATTTTTGGACGCGAGAAACCCTAAGCGCTATCTTAGGGCGTGAAGAGTATCTTGGGCATACTGTCAATCTTCGAACTCGCACGAAATCTTATAAAGATAAACGTAAAGTAGATAACCCAAAAGAAAATTGGCTGATTTTCAAAAATACTCATGAAGCAATTATCGACCAAGAAACTTTTGATATTGTTCGAAAAATCCGAAATCATAAGCGGTCTAATCAACGGTATAAAAATCGGACTGGTCACGAGAATTTGTTTGCGGGATTGGTTTTTTGCGGAACTTGTGGGCGAAAGCATTATTTTTGCCCACAAGAGAAAAATGGACTCAACCACGACCATTACAAGTGTTCTGGCTACCGTAAGCCGATTGATGGTTGTGAAAATCCCCACTATATTCAAAAATCTGCCTTGATTGAGATTGTGAGTGGTAAGCTCCGCCAAACTATTCAGGAAATCCACTTCGACCAAGAAGCCTTTTTGAAAAAGTTAGAACAGCAAAGCCAAGCTCAATTCAGCAAAAATAATAAACGCCAGCGCCAGCAACTCCAAAAGGATGAACACCGCTCTAAAGATATTGACAGCATCATTCAGAAGCTTTATGAAGATAATCTACTTGGAAAAATTTCAGATGAACGCTTTGTGAAGCTAAGTCAGAGCTATGAAGAAGAACAGAAACAACTTCAAACTTCCATTTCTGATTTAACTGAAAAACTCGCCAAACAACAAGAAGATAGCTTGAATATCTCCAAGTTTATGGCGAGAATTTCAAAATATACAGAGCTTCCAAAATTAACCGTTGAAATAGTGAATGAACTGATTGACAAGATTGTTATTCAGAAACCAACTGGCACGAAACGCAATCGAATTATTCAGGTTGACATTTACTACAATTTCATCGGAAAATTAAATAATGAAAAAAGCGAGCCAAACAACTGGGCTCGCTAA